A stretch of Campylobacter volucris DNA encodes these proteins:
- a CDS encoding ATP-grasp fold amidoligase family protein, translating into MQTKSVGVVIPIYNVEKYLKECLDSVINQTYKNLQIILVNDGSTDENSLKIAKEYTLKDKRITLFDKENGGQSTARNVGIEYFSGEYKLKNITTQIKENSLIEFELDDNNPYNIYKVYKSYKAFNNEQDLTNFTYPIIDYIIFLDSDDYWELNCIEECVPRMDGVEVLWFDNQNKFEDNIQREYFSLLSVCNYTEGIITSEKWILDMHKLKMKAFWFVKQGMINFNFLKKIKLKFIDYIKHQDHCFGMILFFYAKFIYILPKILYIYRLRHNSATHEHTHIDKTDIPSYTKDIFKAFKKDVKKTRGYHSAVSWVISLMYLLDFIKKNTDDSKIIIFKSMYIPYIYENALKIFNYDRDPWGAKSKIVEVTNFRLENIFNVGQDFYRDFIFRDKYGSAKQRIRSQLSYRLGQIMLCSSKNFLDILCMPIYLMAETISYCQEKKIYRLKTKKDSSLVLPYIESYPDYQEAMQLKEHLSYRLGNVLIKSFKMWYKGKIFVLPFDMFKAYKLYKRNLKKNQNISINYNLQQLSDEEFHIDRFQKRFGYVPDFKNPQTFNEKLVYRILYDRNPIYTFLTDKLKARIFISHVLSNSVKDYEILSNNSILFKKIEYIKDELFATNSCKFLPKLYGIYDSIYDIDFKALPNSFVLKTNHDCGGYIIVKDKKDFLRNTNFFSESINKLNEHFKFNYYYKHKEWHYKNIEPKIFAEELLFGENEKPADTYKFHIFDHKQLNNNYIQFTMDRFDNYKRLMFDINWNLAPFNFVYENSCDQLPPKPNNFKEMLEISLKLSKVFDYVRVDLYSVKNCIYIGELTFTHGAASERVIPSHWDKNLGKLWKIKE; encoded by the coding sequence ATGCAAACTAAATCAGTAGGCGTAGTAATCCCAATATACAATGTAGAAAAATATCTAAAAGAATGTTTAGATAGTGTAATCAATCAAACTTATAAAAATTTACAAATAATATTAGTAAATGATGGAAGTACTGATGAAAATTCATTAAAAATAGCTAAAGAATACACCTTAAAAGATAAAAGAATAACTCTTTTTGATAAAGAAAATGGAGGACAAAGTACAGCTAGAAATGTAGGTATAGAATACTTTAGTGGAGAATACAAACTTAAAAATATAACTACACAAATTAAAGAAAATTCTTTAATAGAATTTGAATTAGATGATAATAATCCTTATAATATATATAAAGTGTATAAAAGCTATAAAGCTTTTAATAATGAACAAGATTTAACTAACTTTACTTATCCTATTATAGATTATATTATCTTTTTAGATAGTGATGATTATTGGGAATTAAACTGCATAGAAGAATGTGTTCCTAGAATGGATGGGGTAGAGGTGCTTTGGTTTGATAATCAAAATAAATTCGAAGATAATATACAAAGAGAGTATTTTAGTCTATTGTCTGTTTGTAATTATACAGAAGGGATAATTACTTCAGAAAAATGGATTTTAGATATGCATAAATTAAAAATGAAAGCTTTTTGGTTTGTAAAACAAGGTATGATAAATTTTAATTTTCTTAAAAAAATAAAATTAAAATTTATTGATTATATTAAGCATCAAGATCATTGTTTTGGTATGATTTTGTTTTTTTATGCAAAATTTATTTATATTCTTCCAAAGATATTATATATATATAGATTGAGACATAATAGTGCGACTCATGAACATACTCATATTGATAAAACAGATATCCCATCTTATACGAAAGATATTTTTAAAGCTTTTAAGAAAGATGTAAAAAAAACAAGAGGATACCATTCAGCTGTTAGTTGGGTAATTAGCTTGATGTATTTATTAGACTTTATCAAAAAAAATACAGATGATAGTAAGATAATAATTTTTAAATCAATGTATATTCCATATATTTACGAAAATGCTTTAAAAATTTTTAATTATGATCGTGATCCTTGGGGTGCTAAAAGTAAAATAGTAGAAGTAACAAATTTTAGATTAGAAAATATTTTTAATGTCGGCCAAGATTTTTATAGAGATTTTATTTTTAGAGATAAATATGGAAGTGCAAAACAAAGAATTAGAAGTCAGCTTTCATATAGATTGGGACAAATTATGTTGTGTAGTTCTAAAAATTTTTTAGATATATTATGTATGCCTATATACTTAATGGCAGAAACAATTTCCTATTGCCAAGAAAAGAAAATTTATAGACTTAAAACAAAAAAAGATTCTTCTCTTGTTTTGCCATATATTGAAAGTTATCCCGACTATCAAGAAGCAATGCAACTTAAAGAACATCTTTCTTATAGACTAGGAAATGTTTTAATTAAAAGTTTTAAAATGTGGTATAAAGGTAAAATTTTTGTTTTACCTTTTGATATGTTTAAAGCATATAAATTATATAAAAGAAATTTGAAAAAAAATCAAAATATTTCTATAAATTATAATTTACAACAACTTTCAGATGAAGAATTTCATATAGATAGATTTCAAAAGCGTTTTGGCTATGTTCCAGATTTTAAAAATCCTCAAACTTTTAATGAAAAATTAGTATATAGAATTCTTTATGATAGAAATCCTATTTATACTTTTTTGACAGATAAACTTAAAGCTAGGATATTTATTTCTCATGTTTTATCCAATAGTGTAAAAGATTATGAAATTTTATCTAATAATTCTATTCTATTTAAGAAAATAGAATATATAAAAGATGAATTATTTGCTACAAATTCATGTAAATTTCTTCCAAAATTGTACGGAATTTATGATAGTATTTATGATATAGATTTTAAAGCTCTTCCAAATTCTTTTGTTTTAAAAACAAATCATGATTGCGGTGGATATATTATAGTAAAAGATAAAAAAGATTTTTTAAGAAATACAAATTTTTTCTCAGAAAGTATAAATAAATTGAATGAGCATTTTAAATTTAATTACTATTATAAACATAAAGAATGGCATTATAAAAATATAGAACCTAAAATATTTGCTGAAGAGTTATTGTTTGGAGAGAATGAAAAACCAGCAGATACTTATAAATTTCATATATTTGATCATAAACAATTAAATAATAATTATATTCAATTTACAATGGATAGATTTGATAATTATAAAAGATTAATGTTTGATATTAATTGGAATTTAGCACCTTTTAACTTTGTTTATGAAAATTCATGTGATCAACTGCCACCTAAACCCAACAATTTTAAGGAAATGCTAGAAATTTCTCTAAAGCTATCTAAAGTTTTTGATTATGTTAGAGTTGATTTGTATTCTGTAAAAAATTGTATCTATATAGGTGAGTTGACTTTTACACATGGTGCTGCAAGTGAAAGAGTTATTCCAAGTCATTGGGATAAAAATCTTGGAAAATTGTGGAAAATTAAAGAATAA
- a CDS encoding capsular polysaccharide export system, periplasmic protein, with the protein MKKIFLLLILPLLIFGAVDVSQIAKIQNEPFMPTMDTQIAKYDYNQSDFNQTQSLTPTVKVFGSHLFNGNFTQFTQHVYNPDYRLTVGDRINIKIWGAVEFIQTLTVDSQGNIFIPKVGAINLLGVKNSALVSVISKAIGKIYKSNVYVYADMDIYQNVSVFVTGNVNQPGLYQGLSSDSIIQYLDKAKGINLEYGSFRDIEILRDNKVIKKVDLYDFLLKGELELFPFRMGDVILVGSVKDYVFVKGDVQKPFRFELSDDIKTLLDIANISGAKPIVTNAVVKSYRANHHLQVDAYTKKEFLDVILHAGDEIEFRPDYTAQNINIQIEGEHNGLHSIVVKKGTTLEDVAQMIIANPQSNMQALQIFRKSVAATQKQLINAQLKELETLALTSSSVNAEQASIRATQAKTILDFIERAKQVQPKGQIVVDSPKAYKAVVLEEGDVVNVPSKNNIVLVQGEVSIPGAFVYINRENLRYYINLAGGYSDRADTSRILVINANGKATKYSSSSSADIKAGDSILVLPKVDSQNLQIFSMLTQILYQIAVATNVILKI; encoded by the coding sequence ATGAAAAAAATATTTTTATTATTAATTTTACCATTACTAATTTTTGGTGCAGTAGATGTTTCTCAAATAGCAAAAATTCAAAATGAACCATTTATGCCTACTATGGATACACAGATTGCAAAATATGATTACAACCAAAGTGATTTTAATCAAACTCAAAGTCTTACTCCTACGGTAAAAGTTTTTGGCTCTCATTTATTTAATGGTAATTTTACCCAATTTACTCAACATGTTTACAACCCTGATTATAGATTGACAGTTGGAGATAGGATTAATATTAAAATTTGGGGAGCTGTAGAATTTATACAAACTTTGACTGTGGATTCTCAAGGAAATATTTTCATACCAAAGGTTGGAGCGATTAATCTTTTAGGGGTTAAAAATAGTGCCTTAGTGAGCGTTATTTCAAAGGCTATTGGTAAAATTTATAAAAGCAATGTTTATGTTTATGCTGATATGGATATTTATCAAAATGTTTCAGTGTTTGTGACAGGAAATGTTAATCAACCAGGATTATATCAAGGACTTAGCTCTGATTCTATCATCCAATACCTTGATAAAGCTAAAGGTATAAATTTAGAATATGGAAGTTTTAGAGATATTGAAATTTTAAGAGATAACAAAGTCATAAAAAAAGTTGATTTATATGATTTTTTGCTTAAAGGTGAGCTAGAGCTTTTTCCATTTAGAATGGGTGATGTGATTTTAGTTGGTAGCGTGAAAGATTATGTTTTTGTTAAAGGTGATGTGCAAAAGCCTTTTAGATTTGAATTAAGTGATGATATAAAAACTTTATTAGATATAGCAAATATTTCAGGTGCTAAGCCTATAGTAACCAATGCAGTAGTAAAAAGCTATAGAGCAAATCATCATCTACAAGTAGATGCATATACTAAAAAAGAATTTTTAGATGTGATATTACATGCTGGAGATGAGATAGAATTTAGACCTGATTATACAGCGCAAAATATCAATATACAAATAGAAGGTGAGCATAATGGTTTGCATTCTATAGTGGTAAAAAAAGGCACTACTTTAGAAGATGTAGCACAAATGATTATTGCAAATCCACAATCAAATATGCAAGCTTTGCAAATTTTTAGAAAAAGTGTCGCAGCTACTCAAAAACAGCTTATCAATGCTCAGCTTAAAGAACTTGAAACACTAGCTTTAACAAGCTCTTCGGTAAATGCTGAACAAGCTAGTATAAGAGCTACTCAAGCTAAGACGATTTTAGACTTTATAGAGCGTGCAAAGCAAGTACAGCCAAAAGGACAAATTGTTGTGGATAGTCCAAAAGCCTATAAAGCTGTGGTTTTAGAAGAAGGCGATGTGGTAAATGTACCAAGTAAAAACAATATCGTTTTAGTTCAAGGTGAAGTATCTATACCAGGAGCTTTTGTATATATAAATAGAGAAAATTTAAGGTATTATATCAATTTAGCTGGTGGATACAGCGATAGAGCTGATACTTCAAGAATTTTAGTCATTAATGCCAATGGTAAAGCAACTAAATATAGTAGCAGCAGTTCAGCAGATATCAAAGCAGGAGATTCTATACTAGTTTTACCAAAAGTAGATAGTCAAAATTTACAAATTTTTAGCATGCTAACGCAAATTTTATATCAAATAGCAGTAGCAACTAATGTTATACTTAAAATATAA
- a CDS encoding glycosyltransferase, with amino-acid sequence MKILSIIIPFGLSKERAYIQDRIIQKAKEFKSNEKIDYIFVEGYSSLENNLKKIIEDNGHIYIKDESQKEYFSQGKCRNLGAVFANSKVLMFLDADCYISNFSLERILNLIQIKNIAQNINEILVLPVVYLSKNGSDYIYNQEQILWDDIIKDDLISGRNKFIKYFSLISSSIVVNKYKFLELGGNNDEFIGHSYEDFDFLARLLFDTTEFEKMPRVICYDEGNWNLASFKGFRAWFSLLGYEMSFHGIYIYHFFHEEPNQNNYMSNRRKNHKKFYKNLANLKNYKIKSLLSNNEPDNYGLNFDKRYISINSLIYDRYLYEIKNTKLKFLDIFNFFIVKFSHTKLYRILKRKFYAN; translated from the coding sequence GTGAAAATTCTTTCTATAATCATACCTTTTGGTTTAAGTAAAGAAAGAGCTTATATACAAGATAGGATAATACAAAAAGCTAAAGAATTTAAAAGCAATGAAAAAATAGACTATATTTTTGTAGAAGGGTATTCATCTTTAGAAAATAATTTAAAAAAAATCATAGAAGATAATGGACATATTTATATAAAAGATGAATCGCAAAAAGAGTATTTTTCTCAAGGAAAATGTAGAAATTTAGGTGCTGTTTTTGCAAATTCTAAAGTTTTAATGTTTTTGGATGCTGATTGTTATATTTCTAATTTTTCATTAGAAAGAATTTTAAATCTTATACAAATTAAAAATATAGCTCAAAATATAAATGAAATTTTAGTATTGCCAGTTGTTTATCTTAGCAAAAATGGAAGTGATTATATATACAATCAAGAACAAATCTTATGGGATGATATAATAAAAGATGATTTGATAAGTGGAAGAAATAAATTTATAAAATATTTTTCATTAATATCTAGTTCCATTGTAGTCAATAAATATAAATTTTTAGAGCTTGGTGGAAATAACGATGAATTTATAGGACATAGCTATGAGGATTTTGATTTTTTAGCAAGATTATTGTTTGATACGACTGAATTTGAAAAAATGCCTAGAGTAATTTGTTATGATGAAGGTAATTGGAATTTAGCTAGTTTTAAAGGTTTTAGAGCTTGGTTTTCTTTGCTTGGATATGAAATGAGTTTTCATGGAATTTATATATATCATTTTTTTCATGAAGAGCCAAATCAAAACAATTATATGTCAAATCGCAGAAAAAATCACAAAAAATTCTATAAAAATTTAGCAAATTTAAAAAATTATAAAATAAAATCTTTATTGTCAAATAATGAGCCGGATAATTATGGATTAAATTTTGATAAAAGATATATATCGATTAATTCTTTGATTTATGATAGATATTTATATGAAATAAAAAATACTAAATTGAAATTTTTAGATATATTTAACTTTTTTATTGTGAAATTTTCGCATACTAAATTGTATAGAATTTTAAAGAGGAAATTTTATGCAAACTAA
- a CDS encoding nucleotide sugar dehydrogenase, translating into MKICVVGIGYVGLANALMLCKNNNVIMLDIDPDKVKQVNQKQSPIKDTMIEEYLSNTQNSINATLNKQDAYENCDYIIIATPTDYNEDAQCFNTKTIESVMLDIVKYNKNAVVIIKSTIPIGYIKYLKSTFAVKDVIFCPEFLREGSALYDNLYPSRIIIGSYSENAQNIAKLFSDSVLKKDVPVLFMSSEEAESVKLFSNTYLAMRIGFFNELDIFAKNYNLEAKNIIAGVCADPRIGNYYNNPSFGYGGYCLPKDSKQLLANFKDIPNALIQAAVKTNEIRKNFIVKQILSLSKNINNIGFYRLIMKHNADNFRNSIMLELIDEIQKYRNVVIYEPLINTNKFSNCNIENDFNKFINGTEIVVANRLDDQIAPYKNKVYTSDIYTSDI; encoded by the coding sequence ATGAAAATTTGTGTTGTAGGAATTGGTTATGTGGGGTTGGCAAATGCCTTGATGTTATGTAAAAATAATAATGTTATAATGTTAGATATTGATCCTGACAAAGTTAAACAAGTCAATCAAAAACAATCTCCTATTAAAGATACAATGATTGAAGAATATTTAAGTAATACTCAAAATAGTATTAATGCTACATTAAACAAACAAGATGCTTATGAAAATTGCGATTATATTATTATAGCTACGCCAACAGATTATAATGAGGATGCACAATGTTTTAATACTAAAACTATTGAAAGTGTTATGCTTGATATTGTTAAATATAATAAAAATGCCGTGGTAATAATTAAAAGCACAATACCTATAGGTTATATTAAATATTTAAAAAGTACTTTTGCTGTTAAAGATGTTATTTTTTGTCCCGAATTTCTGAGAGAAGGTAGTGCATTGTATGATAATTTATATCCAAGTAGAATTATTATCGGTAGTTATAGTGAAAATGCACAAAATATTGCTAAACTTTTTAGTGATTCAGTTTTAAAAAAAGATGTACCTGTATTATTTATGAGTTCTGAAGAAGCAGAGAGTGTGAAGCTGTTTTCAAATACTTACCTTGCAATGAGAATTGGTTTTTTTAACGAATTAGATATTTTTGCTAAAAATTATAACTTAGAAGCAAAAAATATTATTGCCGGTGTTTGTGCGGATCCTAGAATTGGTAATTATTATAATAATCCGAGTTTTGGTTATGGGGGATATTGTTTACCTAAAGATAGTAAACAATTATTGGCAAATTTTAAAGATATACCTAATGCTTTGATTCAAGCGGCGGTAAAAACAAATGAAATAAGAAAAAATTTTATTGTAAAACAAATTTTATCTCTATCTAAAAATATAAATAATATAGGATTTTATAGATTAATTATGAAGCATAATGCAGATAATTTTAGAAATTCTATTATGCTTGAGTTGATTGATGAAATTCAAAAATATAGAAATGTTGTAATATACGAGCCATTAATTAATACAAATAAATTTAGTAATTGTAACATTGAAAATGATTTTAATAAATTTATTAATGGGACAGAAATAGTTGTGGCAAATAGATTAGACGATCAAATTGCTCCATATAAAAATAAAGTTTATACAAGTGATATTTATACAAGTGATATTTAA
- a CDS encoding KpsF/GutQ family sugar-phosphate isomerase has product MSKIDSIKIAKEVFEIESKAILDLIHNLNEDFNKSISLILSIKGRCIISGMGKSGHIGAKIAATLASTGTPSFFVHPGEALHGDLGMITNDDVVLAISNSGDTEELLKIIPVIKKRKIPLIVMSGRKNSTLAKQADVFLDISVEKEACPLQLAPMSSTTATLVMGDALAAALMKARNFKPDDFALFHPGGSLGKKLLTKVEDLMVKENLPIVSLNTNFSDLIDVMTSGKLGLCIVLENEKLVGIITDGDLRRALKSNDKPRFDFKASEIMSANPKVIDAKAMASEAEELMLKHKIKEIVVSENDKIVGIIQLYAIGNV; this is encoded by the coding sequence ATGAGCAAAATAGATAGTATTAAAATAGCCAAAGAAGTATTTGAGATAGAATCAAAAGCTATTTTAGATTTAATTCATAATTTAAATGAAGATTTTAACAAAAGCATAAGCTTGATACTTTCTATCAAAGGAAGATGTATAATAAGCGGCATGGGTAAATCAGGTCATATAGGCGCTAAAATAGCTGCTACCTTAGCAAGCACTGGAACTCCTAGTTTTTTTGTCCATCCTGGTGAAGCTTTGCATGGTGATTTAGGTATGATCACAAATGATGATGTGGTTTTAGCCATTTCAAATTCTGGAGACACAGAAGAACTTTTAAAAATAATACCAGTTATTAAAAAAAGAAAAATTCCACTAATTGTTATGAGTGGGAGAAAAAATTCTACATTAGCAAAACAAGCTGATGTATTTTTAGATATAAGCGTTGAAAAAGAAGCTTGTCCATTGCAGCTTGCTCCAATGTCTTCAACTACTGCTACTTTAGTGATGGGAGATGCATTAGCTGCTGCTTTGATGAAAGCTAGAAATTTTAAACCTGATGATTTTGCTTTATTTCATCCTGGCGGAAGTTTAGGTAAAAAACTTTTAACTAAGGTTGAGGACTTGATGGTAAAAGAAAATTTGCCAATAGTAAGTTTAAATACAAATTTTAGTGATTTGATAGATGTGATGACTAGTGGAAAATTAGGTCTTTGTATAGTTTTAGAAAATGAAAAATTAGTGGGTATTATAACAGATGGAGATCTAAGAAGAGCTTTAAAATCCAATGATAAACCAAGATTTGATTTTAAAGCAAGTGAAATAATGAGTGCTAATCCTAAAGTAATAGATGCAAAAGCTATGGCTAGTGAGGCAGAAGAACTTATGCTAAAACATAAAATAAAAGAAATAGTAGTAAGTGAAAATGACAAGATAGTAGGCATTATACAGCTTTATGCGATAGGAAATGTGTGA
- a CDS encoding aminotransferase class I/II-fold pyridoxal phosphate-dependent enzyme, translating to MIKLTEYEKNIQQKIIKLKMESGSHSPSIFTIAEKLPELKINIDSCFLSNPYATALFLRHVKEDLIDTQKLRSILEFYPSQNNVISKIVGDFIGINADNMFIGNGAIEIIQAVMHNFVGSKIVINIPTFSSYYEFAKESTKVVYYQLSKENNYMLDLDDYINFIKLEKPDSIVLINPNNPDGGYISYEKLKFLLKELYFVKNIIIDESFIHFAFEDLEYNQINIEFLFKEFDNLIFIKSMSKDFGIAGIRVGYGIMSKDKVQKLLYNGYLWNSSGFAEYFLRLYTNKDFFDEYNKIRIGYIKETQDFFNSLGAIEQFKVYPSKTNFALVEILDGTSSEDFVSKMLIKYGIYMRTCKDKIGLNGEFVRIASRTFDENEIVIKSIHNAFKE from the coding sequence TTGATAAAGCTTACTGAATATGAAAAAAACATACAACAAAAAATAATAAAGTTAAAAATGGAATCAGGAAGTCATAGTCCTAGTATATTTACTATAGCAGAAAAATTACCAGAACTAAAAATCAATATTGATTCGTGTTTTTTATCTAATCCATATGCAACAGCGCTATTCTTAAGGCATGTAAAAGAGGATTTGATTGATACACAAAAATTACGTTCAATTTTAGAGTTCTATCCTTCACAAAATAATGTTATTTCTAAAATTGTGGGCGATTTTATAGGTATTAATGCTGATAATATGTTTATTGGTAATGGTGCCATAGAGATTATTCAAGCAGTCATGCATAATTTTGTAGGAAGTAAAATTGTTATTAATATCCCTACTTTTTCTTCGTATTATGAGTTTGCAAAAGAAAGTACAAAAGTTGTTTATTATCAGCTATCTAAAGAAAATAATTATATGTTAGATTTGGATGATTATATTAACTTTATCAAACTTGAAAAGCCAGATAGTATAGTATTGATTAATCCAAATAATCCAGATGGTGGTTATATTTCTTATGAAAAATTAAAATTTCTATTGAAAGAATTATATTTTGTAAAAAATATAATTATAGATGAATCTTTTATTCATTTTGCTTTTGAAGATTTGGAATATAATCAAATTAATATTGAATTTCTATTTAAAGAGTTTGATAATTTAATATTTATTAAAAGCATGTCTAAAGACTTTGGAATAGCAGGAATTAGAGTTGGTTACGGCATTATGTCTAAAGATAAAGTTCAAAAATTATTATATAATGGATATTTATGGAATTCTTCTGGTTTTGCTGAGTATTTTTTAAGACTTTATACAAATAAAGATTTTTTTGATGAGTATAATAAAATAAGAATAGGGTATATTAAAGAAACTCAAGATTTTTTTAATTCATTGGGAGCAATTGAACAATTTAAAGTATATCCTAGTAAAACTAATTTTGCACTTGTAGAAATTTTAGATGGTACTTCTAGTGAAGATTTTGTATCAAAAATGTTAATTAAATATGGTATTTATATGAGAACTTGTAAAGACAAAATTGGATTAAATGGAGAATTTGTCAGAATAGCTAGTAGAACTTTTGATGAAAATGAAATTGTAATCAAATCAATTCATAATGCTTTTAAGGAATAA
- a CDS encoding HAD-IB family hydrolase, translating into MSKKILALFDFCETITNFQTLDRYLPMAANRNINYSYEKNIIRRENYKSQNIPYPRYEWLIDLDYFLATKIGKEFIYMDVMCNLNKNIMDKLFWHQDAGHDIAIVSGGLSIYINEFAKIYNIDNVIAVDLEVLNGKLTGNIDGIHTMQERKLYKLSHMLDLNNYDLKKSYAYSDCVSDIPLLSLVGNPNVVKCGKNLEWAKILGFNIINP; encoded by the coding sequence ATGTCCAAAAAAATCCTAGCTTTATTTGACTTTTGTGAAACAATAACTAATTTTCAAACGCTTGATAGATATTTACCCATGGCGGCAAATCGGAATATTAATTATAGTTATGAAAAAAATATTATTCGGAGAGAAAATTATAAATCGCAAAATATTCCTTACCCTAGATATGAATGGTTAATTGATCTTGATTATTTTTTAGCTACAAAAATAGGAAAAGAATTTATATATATGGATGTTATGTGTAATTTAAACAAAAATATTATGGATAAGCTTTTTTGGCATCAAGATGCTGGACATGATATAGCTATTGTATCTGGAGGCTTATCTATTTATATCAATGAATTCGCAAAAATCTATAATATAGATAATGTAATTGCTGTTGATTTAGAAGTATTGAATGGTAAATTAACTGGAAATATAGATGGAATTCATACTATGCAAGAAAGAAAGTTATATAAACTATCTCATATGTTAGATTTAAATAATTATGATTTGAAAAAATCTTATGCATATAGTGATTGCGTTAGTGATATTCCGCTTTTATCCTTGGTTGGCAATCCAAATGTTGTAAAATGTGGAAAAAATTTAGAGTGGGCTAAAATATTAGGATTTAATATTATAAATCCTTAA
- a CDS encoding glycosyltransferase family 2 protein: MQTKSVGVVIPIYNVEKYLKECLDSVINQTYKNLQIILVNDGSTDENSLKIAKEYTLKDKRITLFDKENGGQSTARNVGIEYFSGEYKLKNITTQIKENSLIEFELDDNNPYNIYKVYKSYKAFNNEQDLTNFTYPIIDYIIFLDSDDYWELNCIEECVPRMDGVEVLWFDYKVLNDKVKKQHISQMTYFDYKKEMIITSKDWMEKAKERRLYYFWFAWQGMINFNFLKKIKLKFIDGIFAEDCHFGVLLFTQTKNIYIYPKKNYVYRIRKLSSMNFTNKKWVIHSNCHLKRIDVFENSNITRLYYETISWMKIALEFINYNHQLNRDVKTHFLPVVCNKALTLQKFDKDPLCLKKYTKNLKIYIQNQPLGAVDRVKEYLSYKIAKEISNSNGTILFLLPFKIICIILKHQKEVKKYKQNIKKSFSNKRLPLEFYKDYQEALRLKKLTLF; the protein is encoded by the coding sequence ATGCAAACTAAATCAGTAGGCGTAGTAATCCCAATATACAATGTAGAAAAATATCTAAAAGAATGTTTAGATAGTGTAATCAATCAAACTTATAAAAATTTACAAATAATATTAGTAAATGATGGAAGTACTGATGAAAATTCATTAAAAATAGCTAAAGAATACACCTTAAAAGATAAAAGAATAACTCTTTTTGATAAAGAAAATGGAGGACAAAGTACAGCTAGAAATGTAGGTATAGAATACTTTAGTGGAGAATACAAACTTAAAAATATAACTACACAAATTAAAGAAAATTCTTTAATAGAATTTGAATTAGATGATAATAATCCTTATAATATATATAAAGTGTATAAAAGCTATAAAGCTTTTAATAATGAACAAGATTTAACTAACTTTACTTATCCTATTATAGATTATATTATCTTTTTAGATAGTGATGATTATTGGGAATTAAACTGCATAGAAGAATGTGTTCCTAGAATGGATGGGGTAGAGGTGCTTTGGTTTGATTATAAAGTATTAAATGATAAAGTTAAAAAACAACATATTAGCCAAATGACTTATTTTGATTATAAAAAAGAAATGATTATTACATCAAAAGACTGGATGGAAAAAGCTAAAGAAAGGAGATTGTATTATTTTTGGTTTGCATGGCAGGGTATGATAAATTTTAATTTTCTTAAAAAAATAAAATTAAAATTTATTGATGGGATTTTTGCAGAAGATTGTCATTTTGGAGTATTGTTATTTACTCAAACTAAAAATATTTACATATATCCTAAGAAAAATTATGTTTATCGCATACGAAAATTAAGTTCTATGAATTTTACCAATAAAAAATGGGTAATACATTCTAATTGTCATCTAAAAAGAATTGATGTTTTTGAGAATTCAAACATAACCAGATTATATTATGAAACTATAAGCTGGATGAAAATTGCTTTAGAATTTATAAATTATAATCATCAGTTAAATCGAGATGTTAAAACACATTTTCTACCAGTAGTTTGTAATAAAGCTTTAACTTTACAAAAGTTTGATAAAGATCCATTGTGTTTAAAAAAATATACTAAAAATTTAAAAATATATATACAAAATCAACCCTTAGGAGCAGTTGATAGAGTTAAAGAGTATCTATCTTACAAAATTGCAAAAGAAATATCTAATAGTAATGGTACAATTTTGTTTTTATTGCCTTTTAAAATCATTTGCATAATTTTAAAGCATCAAAAAGAAGTTAAAAAATATAAGCAAAATATAAAAAAGAGTTTTTCAAATAAAAGACTGCCATTAGAGTTTTATAAAGATTATCAAGAGGCTTTAAGACTTAAAAAATTAACTTTATTTTAA